The following proteins are co-located in the Manihot esculenta cultivar AM560-2 chromosome 9, M.esculenta_v8, whole genome shotgun sequence genome:
- the LOC110622060 gene encoding protein DETOXIFICATION 24, which produces MEEVEPSNSQEKDSNEELKKRVWEESKKIWRIAFPSMLTKITQFGMLVVTQGFIGHIGEVELAAFALVQIISVRFVQGIVLGMSSAMETLCGQAFGAKQYHMMGIYLQRSWIINFSTATVLLPVFIFSSQVLKLLGQEEDTARKAGIISLWFIPSIYSSILNFTMEKFLQAQLKNIVVGCLSATSFVLHLLLSWIFLVKLNLGIPGAMGAMIISNWLVVIGDLVYIFGGWCPNTWKGFTLAAFSDLVPLLKLSLSSGLMLCLQLWYTAVLVLLAGYMKNAKTAISAFSICLNITAWDAMLCLGFLAAASVRVSNELGKEDAKAAKFSVKLNLATSFCIGVFLWIMCLLFGQKIAYLFTSKTAVAEYVSSLSLPLAFSVLLNGVQPIFSGAAVGAGRQSLVAYVNLFCYYVVGVPVGVILGFAVHLQVKGIWIGLIVGAAMQTLTLAYITFRTDWDEQVKKATERLNIFLKPS; this is translated from the exons ATGGAAGAAGTAGAACCCTCAAATTCACAAGAAAAAGATAGTAATGAAGAATTGAAGAAAAGGGTTTGGGAagaatcaaagaaaatatgGAGAATTGCATTTCCTTCGATGTTGACAAAGATTACTCAGTTTGGAATGCTTGTAGTAACACAGGGATTCATTGGACACATCGGAGAAGTAGAACTTGCAGCTTTTGCTCTTGTTCAGATTATTTCCGTTCGGTTTGTACAAGGAATAGTG CTTGGCATGTCAAGTGCAATGGAGACTCTGTGCGGGCAAGCATTCGGAGCAAAGCAATACCACATGATGGGTATCTACTTGCAGCGATCATGGATTATCAATTTTTCGACGGCAACAGTTCTCCTTCCTGTCTTCATCTTCTCATCCCAAGTCCTTAAACTACTTGGCCAGGAAGAAGATACAGCTAGAAAAGCTGGAATTATCTCGCTTTGGTTCATCCCTTCAATCTACTCTTCGATACTTAACTTCACCATGGAGAAGTTCTTGCAAGCTCAGCTCAAGAATATAGTTGTTGGGTGTCTTTCTGCTACGTCGTTTGTTCTTCATCTGCTCTTGTCGTGGATCTTTCTCGTCAAACTTAACCTGGGGATTCCTGGTGCTATGGGTGCAATGATTATATCAAATTGGTTGGTTGTAATAGGAGACTTAGTGTACATTTTTGGTGGGTGGTGTCCTAACACATGGAAAGGTTTCACTCTTGCTGCCTTCTCCGATTTAGTCCCTTTATTAAAGCTCTCGTTATCTTCAGGATTGATGTTGTG CTTACAGCTATGGTACACTGCAGTTTTAGTCTTATTGGCTGGATATATGAAAAATGCGAAAACTGCAATATCTGCTTTCTCCATCTG CCTCAATATCACAGCTTGGGATGCAATGCTGTGTCTGGGTTTCTTAGCGGCTGCTAG CGTTCGGGTTTCAAATGAATTGGGAAAAGAAGATGCCAAAGCTGCAAAATTCTCCGTCAAACTGAACTTGGCAACTTCATTTTGCATTGGAGTTTTCCTCTGGATTATGTGTTTGTTGTTTGGCCAGAAAATTGCTTACTTGTTTACCAGTAAAACGGCAGTAGCAGAATATGTGTCAAGTCTTTCTCTCCCTCTTGCTTTCTCAGTTCTCCTCAACGGCGTTCAGCCAATTTTCTCAG GGGCAGCAGTAGGTGCTGGCAGGCAAAGTTTGGTAGCATACGTTAATTTATTTTGCTACTATGTAGTTGGTGTGCCTGTTGGTGTTATTCTTGGATTTGCAGTTCATCTTCAAGTAAAG GGCATTTGGATTGGATTGATAGTTGGAGCTGCTATGCAAACACTTACACTTGCATATATTACATTTAGGACCGACTGGGATGAGCAG gTGAAAAAAGCAACAGAACGTTTGAATATATTTCTGAAACCTTCTTAA
- the LOC110622582 gene encoding protein DETOXIFICATION 24 isoform X2, producing MEGWISFYISKSNTIWNVCSNTSIHWTRWGTATCWLCTHPDHHRSICKWDTGMSSATETLCGQAFGARQYHMMGIYLQRSCIINVVTATILLPVFIFSGKIFRLLGEEEGIANTAGYISLWFIPMLYFFSLAFAIQKYLQTQLKNMIVGWVSAASFVLHVLLSWLFVSKLNWGIPGAMSAMSISSWLIVIGLLVYVFGGWCPDTWRGFTLAAFSDLIPVIKLSISSGLMLCLELWYTASLVLLAGYMKDATTQVSALSICLNITAWELMLFVGFLTSSSVRVSNELGRGDAKAAKFSVKVIFFTSVCIGVLFFIVCLALDRQIAKIFTNEQQVIKAVSSLSLLVAFSVLLNSFQAVLTGVAVGAGRQSMVAYINISCYYIIGVPIGVILGYVFHLEIKGIWIGMTIGVVMQVTVLGYITSTTNWDEQVRKASERLDRWLLRHSEESSNGNSIRERLKS from the exons atggAAGGTTGGATTTCCTTCTACATTAGCAAGAGTAACACAATTTGGAATGTTTGTAGTAACACAAGCATTCATTGGACACGTTGGGGAACTGCAACTTGCTGGCTATGCACTCATCCAGATCATCACCGTTCGATTTGCAAATGGGATACTG GAATGTCAAGCGCCACAGAGACTCTATGTGGACAAGCATTTGGAGCAAGACAGTACCACATGATGGGTATCTACTTGCAAAGATCATGCATCATCAATGTTGTTACTGCGACGATTTTGCTTCCCGTCTTCATATTCTCAGGGAAAATCTTCAGGCTACTGGGTGAGGAAGAAGGAATTGCCAATACTGCTGGATATATCTCTCTGTGGTTCATCCCTATGCTCTATTTCTTTTCCCTAGCTTTTGCCATCCAAAAGTACTTGCAAACTCAGCTCAAAAACATGATTGTTGGGTGGGTTTCCGCTGCCTCGTTTGTGCTGCATGTGCTCTTGTCATGGCTTTTTGTGAGCAAGCTCAACTGGGGAATTCCTGGAGCTATGAGTGCTATGAGTATTTCAAGTTGGTTGATCGTAATTGGACTGCTAGTTTATGTCTTTGGTGGCTGGTGTCCTGATACTTGGAGAGGATTCACTTTAGCTGCCTTCTCCGATTTAATTCCTGTCATAAAGCTCTCAATTTCCTCAGGCTTGATGCTTTG CTTAGAGTTATGGTACACTGCTTCTTTAGTCCTGTTGGCAGGGTACATGAAAGATGCGACCACTCAAGTATCTGCCCTGTCCATTTG CCTTAATATCACAGCTTGGGAACTTATGCTCTTTGTTGGATTCCTGACTTCCTCCAG TGTGCGAGTTTCAAATGAACTGGGAAGAGGGGATGCTAAAGCTGCAAAATTTTCTGTTAAAGTCATCTTCTTCACTTCAGTCTGCATCGGAGTCTTATTTTTCATAGTATGTTTAGCATTAGATAGACAAATTGCTAAAATATTCACCAATGAGCAACAAGTAATTAAAGCTGTGTCCAGTCTTTCTCTCCTAGTTGCCTTCTCAGTTCTGCTTAATAGCTTTCAGGCAGTACTTACAG GAGTGGCAGTAGGAGCTGGTAGACAGAGTATGGTTGCATACATTAACATCAGCTGCTATTACATCATTGGGGTGCCAATTGGAGTCATTCTTGGATATGTGTTTCATCTGGAAATTAAG GGTATATGGATTGGAATGACAATTGGAGTTGTAATGCAAGTCACAGTACTTGGCTACATTACATCAACAACTAATTGGGATGAACAG GTGAGAAAAGCATCGGAACGTCTTGATCGTTGGCTCTTGAGGCATTCAGAAGAATCAAGTAATGGAAATTCCATTAGAGAGAGATTGAAGAGCTAA
- the LOC110622582 gene encoding protein DETOXIFICATION 24 isoform X1 gives MEEGLLRSQERDHNNDLKGRIWEENKKIWKVGFPSTLARVTQFGMFVVTQAFIGHVGELQLAGYALIQIITVRFANGILLGMSSATETLCGQAFGARQYHMMGIYLQRSCIINVVTATILLPVFIFSGKIFRLLGEEEGIANTAGYISLWFIPMLYFFSLAFAIQKYLQTQLKNMIVGWVSAASFVLHVLLSWLFVSKLNWGIPGAMSAMSISSWLIVIGLLVYVFGGWCPDTWRGFTLAAFSDLIPVIKLSISSGLMLCLELWYTASLVLLAGYMKDATTQVSALSICLNITAWELMLFVGFLTSSSVRVSNELGRGDAKAAKFSVKVIFFTSVCIGVLFFIVCLALDRQIAKIFTNEQQVIKAVSSLSLLVAFSVLLNSFQAVLTGVAVGAGRQSMVAYINISCYYIIGVPIGVILGYVFHLEIKGIWIGMTIGVVMQVTVLGYITSTTNWDEQVRKASERLDRWLLRHSEESSNGNSIRERLKS, from the exons atggAAGAGGGGCTTCTTCGATCACAAGAAAGAGATCATAATAATGATTTGAAAGGGAGGATTTgggaagaaaataagaaaatatggAAGGTTGGATTTCCTTCTACATTAGCAAGAGTAACACAATTTGGAATGTTTGTAGTAACACAAGCATTCATTGGACACGTTGGGGAACTGCAACTTGCTGGCTATGCACTCATCCAGATCATCACCGTTCGATTTGCAAATGGGATACTG CTAGGAATGTCAAGCGCCACAGAGACTCTATGTGGACAAGCATTTGGAGCAAGACAGTACCACATGATGGGTATCTACTTGCAAAGATCATGCATCATCAATGTTGTTACTGCGACGATTTTGCTTCCCGTCTTCATATTCTCAGGGAAAATCTTCAGGCTACTGGGTGAGGAAGAAGGAATTGCCAATACTGCTGGATATATCTCTCTGTGGTTCATCCCTATGCTCTATTTCTTTTCCCTAGCTTTTGCCATCCAAAAGTACTTGCAAACTCAGCTCAAAAACATGATTGTTGGGTGGGTTTCCGCTGCCTCGTTTGTGCTGCATGTGCTCTTGTCATGGCTTTTTGTGAGCAAGCTCAACTGGGGAATTCCTGGAGCTATGAGTGCTATGAGTATTTCAAGTTGGTTGATCGTAATTGGACTGCTAGTTTATGTCTTTGGTGGCTGGTGTCCTGATACTTGGAGAGGATTCACTTTAGCTGCCTTCTCCGATTTAATTCCTGTCATAAAGCTCTCAATTTCCTCAGGCTTGATGCTTTG CTTAGAGTTATGGTACACTGCTTCTTTAGTCCTGTTGGCAGGGTACATGAAAGATGCGACCACTCAAGTATCTGCCCTGTCCATTTG CCTTAATATCACAGCTTGGGAACTTATGCTCTTTGTTGGATTCCTGACTTCCTCCAG TGTGCGAGTTTCAAATGAACTGGGAAGAGGGGATGCTAAAGCTGCAAAATTTTCTGTTAAAGTCATCTTCTTCACTTCAGTCTGCATCGGAGTCTTATTTTTCATAGTATGTTTAGCATTAGATAGACAAATTGCTAAAATATTCACCAATGAGCAACAAGTAATTAAAGCTGTGTCCAGTCTTTCTCTCCTAGTTGCCTTCTCAGTTCTGCTTAATAGCTTTCAGGCAGTACTTACAG GAGTGGCAGTAGGAGCTGGTAGACAGAGTATGGTTGCATACATTAACATCAGCTGCTATTACATCATTGGGGTGCCAATTGGAGTCATTCTTGGATATGTGTTTCATCTGGAAATTAAG GGTATATGGATTGGAATGACAATTGGAGTTGTAATGCAAGTCACAGTACTTGGCTACATTACATCAACAACTAATTGGGATGAACAG GTGAGAAAAGCATCGGAACGTCTTGATCGTTGGCTCTTGAGGCATTCAGAAGAATCAAGTAATGGAAATTCCATTAGAGAGAGATTGAAGAGCTAA
- the LOC110622442 gene encoding protein DETOXIFICATION 24 isoform X1: MEERLLRSEEKDHNNDLKGRIWEENKKIWKVGFPATLARVTQYGMFVVTQAFIGHFGELQLAGYALIQIVIIRFANGILLGMSSATETLCGQAFGARQYHMMGIYLQRSCIINLITATILLPVFIFSGKIFRLLGEEEDIANTAGYISLWFIPMLYFFSLAFAIQKYLQTQLKNMIIGWVSAASFVLHVLLSWLFVSKLNWGIPGAMSAMSISSWLIVIGQLVYVFGGWCPETWKGFTLAAFFNLIPVIKLSISSGLMLCLELWYTASLVLLAGYMKNATTQVSALSICLNITAWELVLCVGFMTASSVRVSNELGRGDAKAAKFSVKVIFFTSLGIGVLFFIVCLAFDRQIAKIFTNEQQVIKAVSSLSLLVAFSVLLNSFQAVLTGVAVGAGRQSMVAYINISCYYIIGVPIGVILGYVFHLEIKGIWVGMIIGVVMQVMVLGYITSTTNWDEQVKKASERLDCWFLRPSEESSNGNSIQEILNG; encoded by the exons ATGGAAGAGAGGCTTCTTAGATCAGAAGAAAAAGATCATAATAATGATTTGAAAGGGAGGATTTgggaagaaaataagaaaatatggAAGGTCGGATTTCCTGCAACGTTAGCAAGAGTCACACAATATGGAATGTTTGTGGTAACACAAGCATTCATTGGACATTTTGGGGAACTACAGCTTGCCGGTTATGCACTCATCCAGATCGTCATCATTCGATTTGCAAATGGGATACTG CTAGGAATGTCAAGTGCCACAGAGACTCTATGTGGACAAGCATTTGGAGCAAGACAATACCACATGATGGGTATCTACTTGCAAAGATCATGCATCATCAATCTTATTACTGCGACGATTTTGCTTCCCGTCTTCATATTCTCAGGGAAAATCTTCAGGCTACTGGGTGAGGAAGAAGATATTGCCAATACTGCTGGATATATCTCTCTGTGGTTCATCCCTATGCTCTACTTCTTTTCCTTAGCTTTTGCCATCCAAAAGTACTTGCAAACTCAGCTCAAGAACATGATTATTGGGTGGGTTTCTGCTGCCTCATTTGTGCTGCATGTGCTCTTGTCATGGCTTTTTGTGAGCAAGCTCAACTGGGGAATTCCTGGAGCTATGAGTGCTATGAGTATTTCAAGCTGGTTGATCGTAATTGGACAGCTAGTTTATGTCTTTGGTGGCTGGTGTCCTGAAACTTGGAAAGGATTCACTTTAGCTgcattctttaatttaattccTGTTATAAAGCTCTCAATTTCCTCAGGTTTGATGCTTTG CTTGGAGTTATGGTACACTGCTTCTTTAGTCCTCTTGGCAGGGTATATGAAAAATGCGACAACTCAAGTATCTGCCCTGTCCATTTG CCTTAATATCACAGCTTGGGAACTTGTTCTATGTGTTGGATTCATGACTGCCTCcag TGTGCGAGTTTCAAATGAACTGGGAAGAGGGGATGCTAAAGCTGCAAAATTTTCTGTTAAAGTCATCTTCTTCACTTCACTCGGCATCGGAGTCTTATTTTTCATAGTATGTTTAGCATTTGATAGACAAATTGCTAAAATATTCACCAATGAGCAACAAGTAATTAAAGCTGTGTCCAGTCTTTCTCTCCTAGTTGCCTTCTCAGTTCTGCTTAATAGCTTTCAGGCAGTACTTACAG GAGTAGCAGTAGGAGCTGGTAGACAGAGTATGGTTGCATACATTAACATCAGCTGCTATTACATCATTGGGGTGCCAATTGGAGTCATTCTTGGATATGTGTTTCATCTGGAAATTAAG GGCATATGGGTTGGAATGATAATTGGAGTTGTAATGCAAGTTATGGTACTTGGCTACATTACATCAACCACTAATTGGGATGAACAG GTGAAAAAAGCATCCGAACGTCTTGATTGTTGGTTCTTAAGGCCGTCAGAAGAATCAAGTAATGGAAATTCCATTCAAGAAATATTAAATGGCTAA
- the LOC110622442 gene encoding protein DETOXIFICATION 24 isoform X2, giving the protein MEGRISCNVSKSHTIWNVCGNTSIHWTFWGTTACRLCTHPDRHHSICKWDTGMSSATETLCGQAFGARQYHMMGIYLQRSCIINLITATILLPVFIFSGKIFRLLGEEEDIANTAGYISLWFIPMLYFFSLAFAIQKYLQTQLKNMIIGWVSAASFVLHVLLSWLFVSKLNWGIPGAMSAMSISSWLIVIGQLVYVFGGWCPETWKGFTLAAFFNLIPVIKLSISSGLMLCLELWYTASLVLLAGYMKNATTQVSALSICLNITAWELVLCVGFMTASSVRVSNELGRGDAKAAKFSVKVIFFTSLGIGVLFFIVCLAFDRQIAKIFTNEQQVIKAVSSLSLLVAFSVLLNSFQAVLTGVAVGAGRQSMVAYINISCYYIIGVPIGVILGYVFHLEIKGIWVGMIIGVVMQVMVLGYITSTTNWDEQVKKASERLDCWFLRPSEESSNGNSIQEILNG; this is encoded by the exons atggAAGGTCGGATTTCCTGCAACGTTAGCAAGAGTCACACAATATGGAATGTTTGTGGTAACACAAGCATTCATTGGACATTTTGGGGAACTACAGCTTGCCGGTTATGCACTCATCCAGATCGTCATCATTCGATTTGCAAATGGGATACTG GAATGTCAAGTGCCACAGAGACTCTATGTGGACAAGCATTTGGAGCAAGACAATACCACATGATGGGTATCTACTTGCAAAGATCATGCATCATCAATCTTATTACTGCGACGATTTTGCTTCCCGTCTTCATATTCTCAGGGAAAATCTTCAGGCTACTGGGTGAGGAAGAAGATATTGCCAATACTGCTGGATATATCTCTCTGTGGTTCATCCCTATGCTCTACTTCTTTTCCTTAGCTTTTGCCATCCAAAAGTACTTGCAAACTCAGCTCAAGAACATGATTATTGGGTGGGTTTCTGCTGCCTCATTTGTGCTGCATGTGCTCTTGTCATGGCTTTTTGTGAGCAAGCTCAACTGGGGAATTCCTGGAGCTATGAGTGCTATGAGTATTTCAAGCTGGTTGATCGTAATTGGACAGCTAGTTTATGTCTTTGGTGGCTGGTGTCCTGAAACTTGGAAAGGATTCACTTTAGCTgcattctttaatttaattccTGTTATAAAGCTCTCAATTTCCTCAGGTTTGATGCTTTG CTTGGAGTTATGGTACACTGCTTCTTTAGTCCTCTTGGCAGGGTATATGAAAAATGCGACAACTCAAGTATCTGCCCTGTCCATTTG CCTTAATATCACAGCTTGGGAACTTGTTCTATGTGTTGGATTCATGACTGCCTCcag TGTGCGAGTTTCAAATGAACTGGGAAGAGGGGATGCTAAAGCTGCAAAATTTTCTGTTAAAGTCATCTTCTTCACTTCACTCGGCATCGGAGTCTTATTTTTCATAGTATGTTTAGCATTTGATAGACAAATTGCTAAAATATTCACCAATGAGCAACAAGTAATTAAAGCTGTGTCCAGTCTTTCTCTCCTAGTTGCCTTCTCAGTTCTGCTTAATAGCTTTCAGGCAGTACTTACAG GAGTAGCAGTAGGAGCTGGTAGACAGAGTATGGTTGCATACATTAACATCAGCTGCTATTACATCATTGGGGTGCCAATTGGAGTCATTCTTGGATATGTGTTTCATCTGGAAATTAAG GGCATATGGGTTGGAATGATAATTGGAGTTGTAATGCAAGTTATGGTACTTGGCTACATTACATCAACCACTAATTGGGATGAACAG GTGAAAAAAGCATCCGAACGTCTTGATTGTTGGTTCTTAAGGCCGTCAGAAGAATCAAGTAATGGAAATTCCATTCAAGAAATATTAAATGGCTAA